In the Oryzias melastigma strain HK-1 unplaced genomic scaffold, ASM292280v2 sc00483, whole genome shotgun sequence genome, CTGGGAGGAGCGGCTGCTGCCCGCGCGGAGCCGCCGCCAGCTGTTCGCCATGAGCGCCGCGGACGAGTGCAGCCGGCACCACAACTCCACCAACATGGGGCTGTGGAGGCGCTGCCACCGGGCCGGCTTCGACCACGAGACGGAGGAGCTCATCAGGAAAGGTAAGGCGCGAGGCCGCCGATGCACGCGCCGCGTCACGCGCTCCACCGCGGCCGATGCGCTCTGGTGACCAAAGGGCGAACAAGGGCACGGGGCGCTGCTTCTGTGTCCGGACCGGACGATCGGTGCGTGACGCCTTTAAGTCCAATGACGTCATCACCAATTAACGGAGCTGAAATGTGAGCATGCATGCGCCTCGTGCACAGGTCACGGATACTGAGAACTCTGTACATCCTGTGGATGTGACACGAGGTTCGGAATCAGAGATGATCCACTTCTGCAGAGAAACCGAAGAGGATCGAGCTGGAATTCCAGCACAGCAGTCATGGTTTTCCTCTGGAGGGGGCTGCAGAGGGGGGGTAGACACCCCGCTGTCATATCCTCACAGTTTATTTAAAGGGGAGCTGCACAGTGgtacagtggttagcactcttgccttaTAAGGTCCAGGGGCCAAGGGGCCTTTGTCATgccaaatcaactttttcagTGTAGATAATCATAATTCTTCATAAAAAGGCAGTATTCTGATCCATTCATGCTGAAGTTAGGACagaagcggctgggtggctcagtgggctagatgaagggctgacacgcaggagccctaggttcgattccagggttgtccactgatccccatccagattgggtccttagtcaagacccttgacactgctgcctaactgggtccctgtgcccctcaagtacagggttgtgtcaggaagggcatccggcgtaaaaactctgccaaatcactgatgcgaaacagtgggtgctgttacgctgtggcgaccctgaaaaggataagctgaaagtgaaccaCCACCATAGTAGTGGTAGTTTGTAAACTATATCCCTATACTCAGAAAGGTTTAAGAATTGCATGATAGCCCTTAAATGGCTTACAGTAAACACTTTTGTGTCACTTCAGAGCCGATGTGTGACGCTGCAGCCCTTACTACAACAACATTTC is a window encoding:
- the LOC112139569 gene encoding transmembrane protein 178B-like, with translation MAAGKLLLYAGLSLSLCALGMLAVAMCSDHWYETDARRYRERCRSFSSRRKDPGFIYIPNISLPLRASQSGAPRWEERLLPARSRRQLFAMSAADECSRHHNSTNMGLWRRCHRAGFDHETEELIRKGKARGRRCTRRVTRSTAADALW